TTTCATGTAGCTGCCCTTTCGAATTCACTCCGGCAAGCACGATACTGTCCCCGTTAACCACCACGCGATGAGATGCTCCTGTTTCTTTATCGGGGATATCGACGATCCAGACTTCGTCGGTATCGTAGTTCCCAGCAATCATCTCTCTAATCAGGACAACCGTCTCGTCCGTCAGTAAATTCATATTGTCCAACCAACCATGATGTTTACTATATAAAAGCAAATAGTAATCCAAGTTAATATAACATAGATAAATTACCGGACGGCCGTTCTTGTATGATCCGATTTTTTCCGTATTTACGCTTTTCCGGAAGTGTACCACGTTCATTATCTTAACGCTGCGGCGGTATCTGCGGCTGCGCGCCGCGTCACGGAACGGGGGATAACACAACATATGGATTAAAAGGCAGCTGACGGAGAGGCATATCTTGTGTTTCCGGGCGTCTGCCCGGTGGGGCGGTGTGCGCAGATCCGCCTCTGCCTTTTTTCGGATCCCGGATGACAAAACGCATGATATTTCCTGTAAATGCAATTATTCATAACATTTATATTCATATATGTTAAAAGTGCGAAATTAGCATCAGTTGTTGGTTATTATTAAGATTTCAGCAACAAACCGTATCCCACCCGCTTCGTTAAAAAAACCGAAGGTCATCAGAAGCGCTCACTGATCGTTCCGGGCTGAGACGGTGGCAGCGTCACGGGTAATGTCTCTATTTTATTGGTCGTGAGGAAGGCCGGATAATGGCCAAACTAAGAAGCCATAGCATTGGGGGCAGCCTGCTGATCTGGTATGATCGAGCAGAGGCTCATCTCAATGAGCAATCCCCGCAACAAATTTTTTCGGGGTGCAACAGACCCTTTAGTGCCCAGGCCTGAAAAAAAAGAAAGCACGGTCTCTGAGAGACTACGGTCCTTACGCAACCATACCGGTTAGCGAGCTTTATATTTTCATTATGACTATCTGTATAACAGGGGAATGAATGTGATTAAAAAAATATGCGAAGTGATTGATGGAGAGTATGTCTGTGACATTGATATCAGTGTGGAAGAATGGAAAACTTTATTAACAAATGATAAAGTTTTTGACACAAAAAGTATTGCAGCGTTAAAAAAATGGTTTATTGAGCCAAATCATTCCTGCACATGCTTCGATATTGGTAAGAAGTACGACCTGCACAGCATGAGTGCTAATGGAGTCATAAACGGACTGGGTGGCAGAGTTCAAAAAGAACTTGGTAGATTCGAGGTTAAAGGTGTCGGAAATATCGCATCCGGTACAAAATTCATTACCGTAATGAAGAGTAAAGAAATCGGCGGAAAACCCAAAAGAAACTTATGGACAATTCGTGAGGAACTTGTTCAGGCAATTAACGAACTGGATTTTTTTGGTACAACAGAAATGGCCAGCAGTGAGTATTACTCTGACGATGAGTTGATCAATGCCATAGAGAAAAGCAATATCTTTGACAACGTTCAGACGTTTGAATATACAGGGGAAGCCAAACCAAAGAAAAATGCAATAGAAGTAAAAAATGGCCTCTCGTATCCCAGGAGTAAAGGCGTATCCCAAAATGCGCTGAATAAAGCAGGTTACAGATGTGAAGTCGATAGTGACCACCCAACATTCAGAAGGCGAAATTCATCCTTAAATTACACAGAACCTCATCACATTGTACCTATGTCCAGGCAAGATGCTTTTGACACATCTCTTGATGTTGAAGAAAATATCATATCTCTGTGTTGCAATTGCCATAAACAAATTCACCTTGGTCAGGGTTATGAAGATATGCTGAAAGAAATATACACTGCGCGAAAAAGGTTATTAAAAAAAGTTGGTATTGATATATCACTGGAAAACTTGATTCTTTATTACAAAATGGAAAGTAAGTGAGATTCAAACGAGAGTGATACCTTCGTTTTATTGGTCGGGATGAACAGCAGATGATGTTTCCGGCAAGTATCGGGTCCAGAAACTTTCTGTTAAAAAAGAGGTAAAAGTAGTCTTGAGCCCTGACTGCGAATTGCCATTGCGCATGACCAGAGAACAGGACGAACCCCTGCCAAACCCAGGCATGAGAAACACCTTTAAAACATAGACTTAATTAAAATCAGCAATTCCCATCGAAATAATAAGCAAGCAGAATTGGCTCAGGTGAATTTCACTCGGTGCAGTGCATGCGTTGGGGGGGGTAAAAGGAAAAACCCGAAATGAATCGGGTTTTGATTAATTAACGATTAACAGGTTCCCGTGCCCGGGAACACTCTGACTGTACGCGCAATATATTATTTCCGCAATCATTATTTTTGATTACCAAGCCATTTATTCATCTGCTCAATTTCACCTTTTTGAGCTTTAATGATGTCCTGCGCGAGCTTTCTCATTTCCGGATCTTTTCCGTATTTTAGCTCGGTCTCAGCCATTGCTATTGCCCCTTCATGGTGTGCTACCATGCCTTTCGCAAAAGCCTTGTCGGGATCGGACTCTTTTACAGCGGCCATCATTTTGTCATGCATACCTTTCATGCCGGACATATATTCCTGTGACGATGCCGATGAGGATATATCTGACATTTTCATTTCTGAATGTTCTGCGGAAATCGCTGGCAGGGATAACATCAGTATAACAAAAAGCGAATTTGTGATTTTCATATAATAAACCCTTTCAGATGGTTACCGGATAAGTTTAGCTGAGTCAGACAAAAAAGCCCCCTGAAGGGGGCAAAAAATAACAACATATCCGTATAAGGGACAATCTATCAAGGAAAGGGTAACCGCACGGAAACTTCAGTTGTCATCAGCCCGCATTGATCATGCGGCGGTGTGCATCAGCCATAGCCTGATGGGGGCCGGACTGACCGTTATTCGTAAATTCATGGGCAACAGCTGCTCTTTCATGTTCATTCATCGCCGCAAACGAAGTCGCCGGACGGGAAGCGTTAACGGTGCCAGCTCCCATCATCTTCTGATGACTTTCCGCCATTTTTTTATGTGCATCTGCTGAACCATTGTTCATGGTTTCATGAACAATAATAGCCTGTTCATGCTGATCCATACCGGCCATCCGTGGAGCTGCCCCCTGGATGGCGGCTGGAGTTGAAGAAGACTGCATCTGATGGGCCGGAGCCTGAGCATTATTGACACGCTCATGGATATTTACAGTTTCAGTGGCCCAGGCCGTAGAAATTAAGCTCAAACCTAACACTGATGCTAAGACGATATTTTTCATGGTAACTCTCCATTTCTGAATTAGTGATGTCCGTGAATTTCGATCTGTGTCCTCAGTAGTACAACTGACAACTCTACAGACCTTATTCCGCCGGGATGAGGCTTTAATACAACTCCTGGCTTGTGCTGATGCCGTGTATGGATGAAGTAATAATGCCTTCCTGATAAGTTGCACTAATTATATCGAATGGCTTCTGTTTGCTGCATGACAGGCTAATGACATCTTTGTCATTTAAATCTTTATTCTCAGTACTGGGTTTCCGGAATCATTTTCTCCAGTCTGGGCACGGATAGGATAAAACGAGTTGAACGTACGTCCGATTCCACCTGCACTCTTCCGTGATGTGCTTCCACGATGGACTTCACAATCGCAAGGCCGATGCCGCTGCCTTCTCCTTTTCGTTGTCTGGACGGATCTACCCGATAAAAACGGTCAAACAGCCTTGATAAATGCTCTTCAGGGATTGGTTTCCCCGGATTTTCAATCACAAGGTCAAAAAAGCTCTCCTGCTCTCTTATTGAGACGGTGATTGCCTGTCCCTCCGGGGTATAACGCAGGGCATTGGATAACAGATTATTGATCGCCCTTCTGAACATTTGTGGATCTCCCTCAACCAGGCAGGGCATCCCGTTAAATTTGAGCGTGATATTGCGTTCTTCGGCCCAGGCTTCGAAAAACTCGAAGACTTTCATGACTTCCGCTCTGAGGTCAAACATGACCCTGTCAGGTATCAGCTGATTATTATCTGCCTGTGCCAGGAACAGCATATCGCTGACCATTTTGGTCATCCGGTTATACTCTTCAAGACTGGAATAGAGGACATCCTCAAGTTCCCTCTGTGTTCGATCCTGACTCAGTGCGATTTCAGTCTGCGTCACCAGATTGGTGATGGGCGTTCTGATCTCATGCGCGATATCGGCAGAGAAATTGGCCTGGCGGGTAAAGACATCCTCAATCTTTCCAATCATATGATTGAACGAGATAACCAGTTGCTCCAGCTCAATGGGAACGCGTGTCGGTTCCAGTCGCGCATCAAGATTCTCGGAGGTGATGTTTTTAATGGCATTGCTGACATTACGAAGGGGCAGGTGCCCCTGACGGACAGCGATTCGAATGATCAGAACAATCAACAGGCTTATCACGACGGCAATCGCAATCAGGTTCTTTTTCAGCGCATCGAGGTAATGGAGATGGAAATTAATGGATAGGCCAGTCAGCATGACATAGTTCTGCTGTTTGCCCTGAAATATCGCCTGACCAGAGGAGGCGATAATCCTGTATGTTTCCATCTTCATTTCGGACCCGGTATCCATCGGTCCCGCAGGATCCTCCACCGTCCAGAGAAAGACATCCCGTGCGCGGCTGTGCTCGCTAAAATCTGCTGAATTCACTGCCGGGCGTAGTGCCGCCCCCTGAGCTGAGCTAAAGAGCACTTCACCCCTGGGATTGAGGAGCAAAAGGGCAACGTTGCGGTAGCTGGCAATTGATTCCTTTATTTTGCTTATTTTTTTATCATCCGGATCCACCGGGGACTGCAGTATACGGTTCAGTGTGGTGCTGATTTGTTGAAGATCGCTGACATCCTGCTCGGCAAAATGATTTTCAACAGAATGCAGCATAAACCAGGTGAAGGCGATAAAAGCCAGTATCGTGGACAGGCTGATAAAAAAGGTCAGCCGCAGAGCGAGTGAGAAAGGGCGTCTGGAAGGTTTGCTATGCATCCGGGACCTCCAGCATGTAGCCCACGCCCCGGACTGTCTGGATCAGCTTTGTCTCGTAATCGTTGTCTATTTTAGCGCGGAGTCGCTTTACTGCGACATCGATTGCATTAGTGTCGCTGTCAAAATTCATGTCCCAGACCTGAGAGGCAATCAGGGAGCGGGGAAGAACCTCTCCCTGATGGCGAATGAAGAATTCCAGCAGGCTGAACTCTTTACTGGTGAGCACAATGCGGTTTCCGGCGCGACTGACTTTTCTGGATACGAGATCAATCGAGAGGTCAGCCACCTTAAACTGGCTTTCCGTGATCATCGTGTTTCCCCGCCTCAGAAGGGTTCTCACCCGGGCGAGCAGTTCGGCAAACGCAAAGGGTTTAACCAGATAATCGTCCGCACCCAGTTCCAGTCCTTTGACCCTATGTTCGATCGTGCCGAGGGCTGTCAGCAGTAAGACCGGCATACCCTTTCCGGCAGTGCGCAGCATGCGGATGATATCCCAGCCGTTCACATCAGGTAGCATGATATCCAGAATGACTAAATCATACTCGGCTGTCATGGCGAGATGATATCCGGTAAGACCATTATCAGCGTGATCCACTACGAACCCTGCCTCTGTAAGCCCTTTGCTGAGATATTCACCTGTTTTAATTTCGTCTTCGACGATCAATATTTTCATCTTGCTCCCCGGCTGGCTGCTAATGTCATTCTATTGCGCCCACGATCGTTATCAACGGATTACAGCAAAAATGACAACATTGTCATTATCCTGTCACTCGGCAAACAGAGAGCGTTAGGTAAAGTACCCCTATCAATACTCTGGACTTCATTTGAACCATTTACCAGGTCTGCCTGGACGAGAAGCGTTATGTTCAAATTAAAATTACTCAGCATTAGCACGATATTCATCCTGGCAGGCTGCGTGTCGCTTGCGCCTGAATATCAGCGGCCCGCAGCAC
This sequence is a window from Cronobacter sakazakii. Protein-coding genes within it:
- the silR gene encoding copper/silver response regulator transcription factor SilR, with product MKILIVEDEIKTGEYLSKGLTEAGFVVDHADNGLTGYHLAMTAEYDLVILDIMLPDVNGWDIIRMLRTAGKGMPVLLLTALGTIEHRVKGLELGADDYLVKPFAFAELLARVRTLLRRGNTMITESQFKVADLSIDLVSRKVSRAGNRIVLTSKEFSLLEFFIRHQGEVLPRSLIASQVWDMNFDSDTNAIDVAVKRLRAKIDNDYETKLIQTVRGVGYMLEVPDA
- the copM gene encoding CopM family metallochaperone, which encodes MKITNSLFVILMLSLPAISAEHSEMKMSDISSSASSQEYMSGMKGMHDKMMAAVKESDPDKAFAKGMVAHHEGAIAMAETELKYGKDPEMRKLAQDIIKAQKGEIEQMNKWLGNQK
- the silE gene encoding silver-binding protein SilE, encoding MKNIVLASVLGLSLISTAWATETVNIHERVNNAQAPAHQMQSSSTPAAIQGAAPRMAGMDQHEQAIIVHETMNNGSADAHKKMAESHQKMMGAGTVNASRPATSFAAMNEHERAAVAHEFTNNGQSGPHQAMADAHRRMINAG
- a CDS encoding HNH endonuclease, with protein sequence MIKKICEVIDGEYVCDIDISVEEWKTLLTNDKVFDTKSIAALKKWFIEPNHSCTCFDIGKKYDLHSMSANGVINGLGGRVQKELGRFEVKGVGNIASGTKFITVMKSKEIGGKPKRNLWTIREELVQAINELDFFGTTEMASSEYYSDDELINAIEKSNIFDNVQTFEYTGEAKPKKNAIEVKNGLSYPRSKGVSQNALNKAGYRCEVDSDHPTFRRRNSSLNYTEPHHIVPMSRQDAFDTSLDVEENIISLCCNCHKQIHLGQGYEDMLKEIYTARKRLLKKVGIDISLENLILYYKMESK
- the silS gene encoding copper/silver sensor histidine kinase SilS translates to MHSKPSRRPFSLALRLTFFISLSTILAFIAFTWFMLHSVENHFAEQDVSDLQQISTTLNRILQSPVDPDDKKISKIKESIASYRNVALLLLNPRGEVLFSSAQGAALRPAVNSADFSEHSRARDVFLWTVEDPAGPMDTGSEMKMETYRIIASSGQAIFQGKQQNYVMLTGLSINFHLHYLDALKKNLIAIAVVISLLIVLIIRIAVRQGHLPLRNVSNAIKNITSENLDARLEPTRVPIELEQLVISFNHMIGKIEDVFTRQANFSADIAHEIRTPITNLVTQTEIALSQDRTQRELEDVLYSSLEEYNRMTKMVSDMLFLAQADNNQLIPDRVMFDLRAEVMKVFEFFEAWAEERNITLKFNGMPCLVEGDPQMFRRAINNLLSNALRYTPEGQAITVSIREQESFFDLVIENPGKPIPEEHLSRLFDRFYRVDPSRQRKGEGSGIGLAIVKSIVEAHHGRVQVESDVRSTRFILSVPRLEKMIPETQY